The Polyangium mundeleinium genome contains the following window.
GTCGCGCACGCGCTTGAGCGCGACCCGCAGGCCCGTGTGCCGGTCGAGCGCCCGATAGACCGTGGCCATGCCGCCCGCGCCGGCGACTCGTTCGATCTCGAACCGATCGTCCACGATGTCGCCCACGCAAAGCCGCATTCCAGGAGCATGTACCGCTCTCGCGACGGATCGACAAGCGCGAGAAAGGGGAGCATGCGCCCCCCTTTTTGTTTCGCAACGAAACGGCAAGTGCGGGTCAGGAGGCGCGGGCGGCCGCGGGGGCGCGGGTCTTCGGGAGCGAGACGGTGAAGGTCGAGCCTTCGCCGGGGTGGCTCGTGAGCGCGATGGCGCCGCCGTGGGCCTCGACGATCTGGCGCACGATGTAGAGGCCGAGGCCGAGGCCGCCGTAATGGCGGGACGAGACCGCGCGCTCGAATCGATCGAAGATGTGCGGCTGGCGATCCTCGGGGATGCCGATGCCGCGATCCTCGACGCAGAGCCATCCCTGCGTGTCGTCGCCCGTGGCCCGCACCCGGACGGGCTTGCCGGCGCCGTACTTGAGCGCATTGCCGAGGAGGTTCGTGACGACCTGGCGCAGACGCGCCCGATCCCACATGCCCCGCACCGGGCGCTCCGCCTCGACGAGGAGCGAGCCGCCCGTGCGCGAGATCTCCTCGCGCAGCTCGCTGGCGGCCTCGCGCGTGAGGGCCGCGAGATCGACCTCTTCGAGCTCCAGATCGAGGTGGCCAGCTTCGAGGCGCGAGACGTCGAGCAGCCGGTCGATGAGGTGCAAGAGGTGCTTGCTTTGCCGATCACTCGTCTCGAGCAGGCGCTCGATCAGCGGCGCGGGCATTCGATCCAGCTTGCCCGCGCGCGCATGCCGGAGGAGCGCCTCGATGCCGAGGCGGAGCGAGGTGCAAGGCGTGCGCAGCTCGTGCGAGGCGATCGAGAGGAACTCGTCGCGCGCGCGGATGGCCTCCTGCGACTCCTCGTAGAGGCGCGCATTCGCGAGCGCGAGCGCCGCGTGGTGGCCGAGGTCCTCGGCGAGCGTGAGGTCGGCCGCGCAGGCCGGGTGGGAGCCGGGCATGCGGGCGAGGGTGATCGCGCCGAGCGTGCGGCCGCGCGCGACCAGGGGCACGGCGACGTACGAGGCGAGGCCGAGCGCGCGGACGAGCTCCTCGCAGGCCGGATCCCGCGTCCCGAGGGCGGCGAGGCGCGCGTCGGTGGTGTCGGGGACCGCGGGGCAGAGCAGCGGCTGGCCGAAGCGGACGACGTGGGAGACGCCGCCGGGCAGGTCGGGCTCGACGCGGATCTGGCCGGGCTTGGCGAGGGCCTCGCGGGCCGGGTCGACGTGGGCGAGGGCGCCGAGGTGCACGCCGCCGTGGCCGTCGACGGTCCACACGGCGCACCAATCGGCGGCGAAGGGGACGCAGAGGTGCGCGAGCCGGGTCGCGGTGTCCTCGTAATCGAGCGTGCCGGAGAGGATGCGGGTCGTCTCGGCGAGGAACGCGGAGCGACGCTCGGCGCGCTCGGCGGCCGCGCGGGCGATCTGCTCTTTTTCGAGGAGCCGATCGCGCTCTTGCTCGGCGCGCCTGCGGTCGGTGATGTCGCGGCCGAGCACGACGAGGCCACGGCGCCGCCCGTCCGGATAAAAGAGCGGGACCTTGTACACGTCGTAGGTGCGGATCGACCCGTCGGGCCGCGGGACGTTTTCCTCGACGCGGGAGAGCTTGCCCGCGTCCCAGGCGACGCTGTCCGTATCCGGACAAACGAGCAAGGCTTCCCGATAAAAGGGCGTGAACGCGGAGAGCTCGGCTTCGCTCTTGCACTGGTAATCGACGCCTTCGAGCCCGAACACCTCGAGCCCGGCGCGATTGACCTGGAGCCAGCGGCCCTCGCCGTCCTTCATGAAGATGGGATCGGGCGAGGCCTCGATGAGCGTTCGAAGCTGCTCCGCGTTGGACATCCCTTGCTCCGGGGAAGCCTCCTCCAGCGGAAACCTGGTCGGCTCGGCGCGTGCTCCGGACGCCGGCGCATGCTCCTGTCGGGCCTCGCGATCCCGCGGGGCACTTCGCATCATGGCCGCCATGAGGCCGCAGCCTACCCCCTCGCGTCAGAGACGCAAGGCAGCGAGGGCTGCAGGATCACAGGCGATCGGGCAGGCCCGAGTCCGCTTTCCGTCGATAAAGCCACCACGTGCCGACGTGGTTCACGGGGACAATCGAGGGGTCCTCGCGAAACATGCCGTCCGGCGAGGTTCGGCTACGAACCAGGAACCAATCG
Protein-coding sequences here:
- a CDS encoding sensor histidine kinase, encoding MSNAEQLRTLIEASPDPIFMKDGEGRWLQVNRAGLEVFGLEGVDYQCKSEAELSAFTPFYREALLVCPDTDSVAWDAGKLSRVEENVPRPDGSIRTYDVYKVPLFYPDGRRRGLVVLGRDITDRRRAEQERDRLLEKEQIARAAAERAERRSAFLAETTRILSGTLDYEDTATRLAHLCVPFAADWCAVWTVDGHGGVHLGALAHVDPAREALAKPGQIRVEPDLPGGVSHVVRFGQPLLCPAVPDTTDARLAALGTRDPACEELVRALGLASYVAVPLVARGRTLGAITLARMPGSHPACAADLTLAEDLGHHAALALANARLYEESQEAIRARDEFLSIASHELRTPCTSLRLGIEALLRHARAGKLDRMPAPLIERLLETSDRQSKHLLHLIDRLLDVSRLEAGHLDLELEEVDLAALTREAASELREEISRTGGSLLVEAERPVRGMWDRARLRQVVTNLLGNALKYGAGKPVRVRATGDDTQGWLCVEDRGIGIPEDRQPHIFDRFERAVSSRHYGGLGLGLYIVRQIVEAHGGAIALTSHPGEGSTFTVSLPKTRAPAAARAS